The following coding sequences lie in one Acropora palmata chromosome 3, jaAcrPala1.3, whole genome shotgun sequence genomic window:
- the LOC141876028 gene encoding uncharacterized protein LOC141876028, producing the protein MVRCTKGCLKKTLGSARLTYEELLTVLTEVEGVLNSRLLTYVYGDDIEEPLTPSHLMIGRRLLSRNPNTAPAGGSCSSSVTEVARRAKYLKSLLGHFWNRWQKEYVTELRQFHQYAVNNRGACLQKESSVKEGDVVIVKDEKRPRNTWKLGRVKKLVKGRDGKTRGAVVETVADNQNRLIEISRAVQHLVPVECKEQGTCQQSQPGAGETRTRRQAAIISDIRRRCLR; encoded by the coding sequence ATGGTCCGATGTACAAAAGGCTGTTTGAAGAAAACCCTTGGTTCTGCCCGACTAACGTATGAAGAGTTACTTACAGTCCTCACGGAAGTCGAAGGTGTTTTGAACTCAAGACTGCTCACCTACGTCTATGGCGACGATATTGAAGAGCCCCTGACGCCGTCTCATTTGATGATCGGGAGAAGGTTGCTGTCCAGAAATCCGAATACAGCACCAGCTGGAGGATCCTGCTCAAGCAGTGTTACCGAAGTTGCAAGGAGAGCTAAGTACCTCAAGTCGCTTCTGGGCCATTTTTGGAATAGATGGCAGAAAGAGTACGTCACTGAGCTCCGGCAGTTCCACCAGTACGCGGTAAACAACAGGGGAGCGTGTCTGCAGAAAGAATCATCTGTCAAGGAAGGCGACGTTGTTATCGTGAAAGACGAAAAACGCCCCCGAAATACATGGAAATTGGGTCGTGTAAAGAAACTGGTGAAAGGGAGGGACGGCAAAACACGTGGAGCAGTAGTGGAGACTGTTGCAGATAACCAGAATCGACTGATCGAGATTAGCCGAGCAGTTCAGCACCTTGTACCAGTAGAGTGTAAGGAGCAAGGCACTTGTCAGCAGAGCCAGCCGGGTGCAGGAGAAACGAGAACAAGAAGACAAGCCGCAATCATCAGTGACATTAGGAGACGGTGTTTGCGATAA